In one window of Desulfovulcanus ferrireducens DNA:
- a CDS encoding type II secretion system F family protein gives MPIFIYKAKNRSGRRVKGDLDAPSLEMAEIALKRRGYTDIKVKPKPKDILEGTFLEGKVTSRDMVVFSRQFATMIDSGVPILQALQIMCEQTDNDKLRRKLYEVRNDIEAGSSLYEALKKHRDVFDDLYVNMVNAGEAGGVLDIVLLRLADYIEKVAKLKSKVKGAMIYPAVVLSVAVAVIAVILIFVIPTFEKMFADFGGALPLPTQIVINMSRLVKSNFFYLLGGIIVLIVAFRFFYRWERGRIIVDTWILFVPIIGPLLRKVAVAKFSRTLSTMVSSGVPILNALDIVSKTSGNKCVELGVKQAKKSIAEGQTLAEPLDETGVFPPMVIHMISIGESTGALDTMLEKVADFYDDEVDVAVETLTSLIEPFMIVFLGLVVGGLVISMYLPIFKIAETVM, from the coding sequence ATGCCGATTTTTATTTACAAAGCCAAGAACAGGTCAGGAAGGAGAGTCAAAGGTGACTTGGATGCGCCAAGCTTGGAAATGGCAGAGATAGCTTTGAAGCGCCGGGGATATACAGATATCAAAGTAAAACCCAAGCCCAAGGATATTCTGGAAGGTACTTTTCTTGAAGGAAAGGTTACTTCCAGGGATATGGTTGTCTTTAGCCGCCAGTTTGCGACCATGATTGATTCTGGTGTTCCTATTCTCCAGGCCTTGCAGATCATGTGCGAACAGACTGATAATGATAAGCTCAGACGAAAGCTCTATGAAGTGCGCAATGATATTGAAGCTGGTTCTTCTTTGTATGAAGCCTTGAAAAAACATAGAGATGTTTTTGATGATTTGTATGTCAATATGGTTAATGCGGGCGAAGCTGGCGGTGTTTTGGATATAGTTCTTTTGCGTCTTGCCGACTATATTGAAAAAGTTGCCAAATTAAAATCTAAGGTTAAAGGGGCTATGATTTATCCGGCCGTGGTACTGTCTGTGGCTGTGGCCGTTATAGCGGTCATCCTCATTTTTGTTATTCCAACTTTTGAGAAGATGTTTGCTGACTTTGGCGGTGCCTTGCCCCTTCCGACGCAGATTGTGATAAATATGAGCCGGTTAGTAAAAAGCAACTTTTTTTACCTATTGGGAGGAATAATTGTTTTAATTGTCGCGTTCAGGTTTTTTTACCGCTGGGAGCGGGGTAGAATTATAGTGGATACCTGGATTTTATTTGTTCCTATTATCGGGCCACTTTTACGCAAAGTTGCTGTGGCCAAGTTTAGCCGGACTTTGAGCACCATGGTTTCTAGTGGGGTCCCGATTTTGAATGCCCTGGACATAGTTTCCAAGACTTCGGGAAATAAGTGTGTAGAACTGGGAGTTAAGCAGGCCAAAAAAAGCATTGCTGAAGGACAAACCCTGGCTGAACCTCTGGATGAAACAGGAGTTTTCCCTCCTATGGTTATCCACATGATATCTATTGGAGAATCCACGGGTGCCTTAGATACCATGTTGGAAAAGGTTGCGGATTTTTATGATGACGAGGTAGATGTGGCGGTGGAGACTTTGACCTCTTTAATTGAGCCGTTTATGATTGTTTTTC